The Opitutus sp. DNA window ATCATCACGGTAGCGCTGGCAATTCCGGTAATCGGCATCGGGGCCGGCCCGCACACCGACGGACAGGTGCTGGTGTTTCACGATCTGCTCGGACTCAACCCCGGGTTTGCGCCGCGCTTCGTGCGCGCGTTCGCCGACGCCGGTGGCACGGTGACCAGCGGCCTCGCCGGCTTCGCCGCCGCGGTGGCCGACGGCAGCTTCCCTAGCGCCAAAGAATCTTACTAAGCCCCAAAAAGTAGCGCAGACTTCCAGTCTGCTTAGATCCGGAAACCCGTTACACCCAAGCAGACTGGAAGTCTGCGCTACTTTTCGAGCCCATACCGCTGCCTTACTCCGTGACCTCCGTGCCACCTCTCGTGCCCTCTGTGTAACCCTCCGACTCCGCCCCGTTCTCTCCCCGCTCCGCCCATGACCACCGCCCGCAAACCCCGCCTGCTGTTTTTCCTCACTGGTTCGATCTCGTGCTACAAGGCCTGCTTCGCGATTTCGCGGCTGGTGCAGGCAGGCGTCGAGGTTCGCACGGTTGCCACACCCGCTGCGCTGCAATTCGTCGGTAAGGCGACGCTGGAGGGCCTCACTGGCCAGGCTGTAGCCAGCGACATGTGGGAGCCGGGCCGGGCCATGGAACACATTAACCTCGCCCGCTGGGCCGACCTCGCGCTGGTCGCCCCCGCCACCGCCAACACGATCAACCGCCTCGCCAACGGCCTGGCCGACGACCTGGTTGGCAGCCTGTTCCTGGCGTGGGAACTGCAGAAAAAACCGTGGTGGATCGCGCCCGCGATGAACGTCGCGATGTTCGAACACCC harbors:
- a CDS encoding phosphopantothenoylcysteine decarboxylase gives rise to the protein MTTARKPRLLFFLTGSISCYKACFAISRLVQAGVEVRTVATPAALQFVGKATLEGLTGQAVASDMWEPGRAMEHINLARWADLALVAPATANTINRLANGLADDLVGSLFLAWELQKKPWWIAPAMNVAMFEHPLTQASLAKLGGLGVRVLPTGSGPLACGEEGAGRLLEPEQLVMHVLAELGPKIA